A genomic window from Dermacentor silvarum isolate Dsil-2018 chromosome 9, BIME_Dsil_1.4, whole genome shotgun sequence includes:
- the LOC119463575 gene encoding uncharacterized protein LOC119463575 — protein MLGFRAHLSTQDALIQLHNALIKPDSGKNTKALSGLDLRNVFDNVKHSSIVSSLAALQPGECTYKYISAFLSDRTVELSVGCLTSQLIKLGDRGNPQGAVLSPFLFNLAIRSLPLKLDAIHTLYADDMMPWTATGSDGQIEETLQRAADVVIQHVGDARLEFTKQV, from the coding sequence ATGCTGGGCTTCCGTGCACATCTCTCTACCCAGGATGCCCTCATCCAGTTGCACAACGCCCTTATCAAACCAGACAGTGGCAAAAACACCAAAGCTCTATCGGGTCTGGACCTTCGCAACGTCTTCGACAACGTGAAGCACTCCTCCATTGTCAGCAGTCTAGCCGCACTACAACCAGGAGAGTGCACATACAAATATATTAGTGCCTTTCTCTCCGACAGAACGGTTGAGCTATCGGTGGGCTGCCTCACTTCCCAGCTGATCAAACTCGGCGACCGTGGCAACCCTCAGGGAGCCGTTCTCTCaccatttctcttcaacctcgcaatAAGGTCACTACCCCTCAAGCTGGACGCAATCCACAcactttatgcggacgacatgATGCCATGGACGGCCACCGGGTCCGACGGACAGATCGAGGAGACTCTCCAGAGGGCCGCGGACGTAGTCATCCAACATGTGGGTGACGCACGCCTCGAGTTCACAAAGCAAGTCTGA